One genomic region from Pseudoduganella lutea encodes:
- the sugE gene encoding quaternary ammonium compound efflux SMR transporter SugE: MSWIILLVAGLLEVGWAVGLKYTAGFTRLVPSVLTLTAMAGSVGLLGLALRDLPLGTAYAVWTGIGTVGTAIYGIVVLGEPSEAARLVCIALIVAGILGLKILSPQ, from the coding sequence ATGTCCTGGATCATCCTGCTCGTGGCTGGCCTGCTCGAAGTCGGCTGGGCCGTCGGCCTCAAGTACACCGCCGGTTTTACCCGCCTCGTCCCCAGCGTGCTCACCTTGACGGCGATGGCCGGCAGCGTGGGCCTGCTGGGCCTCGCGCTGCGCGACCTGCCGCTCGGCACCGCCTACGCCGTGTGGACCGGCATCGGTACGGTCGGCACCGCCATCTATGGCATCGTCGTGCTGGGCGAACCGTCCGAAGCGGCACGCCTCGTCTGCATTGCGCTGATCGTGGCGGGCATCCTCGGCCTGAAAATCCTGTCGCCGCAGTAA
- a CDS encoding helix-turn-helix domain-containing protein: MPHDLGLDAATAPALALHGARMQAEHRAVEAGLRAGKSITHVARELGVSRMTVYRLMAKHSIAPPARKREP; the protein is encoded by the coding sequence ATGCCGCACGATCTCGGCCTGGATGCCGCCACGGCGCCGGCGCTGGCCCTGCACGGCGCGCGCATGCAGGCCGAACATCGCGCCGTCGAAGCCGGCCTGCGCGCCGGCAAGAGCATCACGCACGTGGCACGCGAACTGGGCGTATCGCGCATGACGGTTTACCGCCTGATGGCCAAGCACAGCATTGCCCCACCAGCCCGCAAGCGCGAGCCGTGA
- a CDS encoding ArsR/SmtB family transcription factor, which yields MTEPDIDIDAIHKALANPVRRDILAWLKAPETHFADQLHPLSLGVCAGKIDERCGLSQSTVSGHLAILQKAGLVTVTRFGQWNMFKRNEAVISAFLDHIHAGL from the coding sequence ATGACCGAACCCGACATCGACATCGACGCCATCCACAAGGCCCTGGCCAACCCGGTCCGCCGCGACATCCTCGCATGGCTGAAGGCGCCGGAAACGCATTTCGCCGATCAGCTCCATCCGCTCAGCCTGGGCGTGTGCGCCGGCAAGATCGACGAACGTTGCGGCCTGTCGCAATCGACCGTGTCGGGCCACCTGGCCATCCTGCAAAAGGCGGGCCTCGTGACGGTGACGCGCTTTGGACAGTGGAATATGTTCAAGCGCAATGAAGCGGTCATCTCGGCATTCCTCGATCACATCCACGCCGGCCTGTAG
- a CDS encoding acyltransferase family protein yields the protein MSISARQPGLDTLRACAIVLVFANHYMSFVTDEATFGFVSRIGWTGVDLFFALSGYLIGNQILAGLRAGTFSMGRFAARRLLRTLPNYYVVLALYAFWPPFIDGTRHAPWWQYLTFTLNFGLVPGTRFSHSWSLCVEEQFYFVLPVVALLIARCRGAVALGWFALACGVAAGMLFRELGWQEARPPHWGNGAFYTEVYYATLCRFDELLAGVALAMIRQCHAPLWARITSFGNWTLAAGVAMTALAWKLFLDDHFGHAITVFGYPLLALGFALLVLAALSPASLLARVRVPGAGSLAVWSYAVYLTHKQLCVVLAKALRPMGIDPGGATGIAILVLASLAAGWALYRIVETPFMMLREKFVPASAKPALPAAVSA from the coding sequence ATGTCGATTTCCGCCCGCCAGCCCGGCCTGGACACGCTGCGCGCCTGCGCGATCGTGCTTGTCTTCGCCAACCACTACATGAGCTTTGTCACCGACGAGGCCACGTTCGGCTTCGTCAGCCGGATCGGCTGGACGGGCGTGGACCTGTTCTTTGCCCTGTCCGGCTACCTGATCGGCAACCAGATCCTGGCGGGCCTGCGGGCCGGCACGTTCTCGATGGGGCGTTTTGCCGCGCGGCGTCTGTTGCGCACGCTGCCCAATTACTACGTGGTGCTGGCGCTGTATGCTTTCTGGCCGCCTTTCATCGACGGCACGCGCCATGCTCCGTGGTGGCAGTACCTCACGTTCACGCTGAACTTCGGGCTGGTACCGGGCACCCGCTTTTCCCATTCATGGTCGCTGTGCGTGGAAGAACAGTTTTATTTCGTGCTGCCGGTGGTGGCGCTGTTGATCGCGCGCTGCCGTGGCGCCGTGGCGCTGGGCTGGTTCGCGCTGGCCTGCGGTGTCGCGGCCGGCATGCTGTTCCGCGAGCTGGGCTGGCAGGAAGCGCGGCCGCCGCACTGGGGCAACGGGGCGTTCTATACCGAGGTCTACTATGCCACGCTGTGCCGCTTCGATGAATTGCTCGCTGGCGTGGCGCTGGCGATGATCCGGCAATGCCATGCGCCGCTGTGGGCACGGATCACCTCGTTCGGCAACTGGACGCTGGCGGCCGGTGTCGCCATGACCGCGCTGGCGTGGAAGCTGTTCCTCGATGACCACTTTGGCCATGCGATCACGGTGTTCGGCTACCCGCTGCTGGCCTTGGGCTTTGCCTTGCTGGTGCTGGCGGCGCTGAGTCCCGCCTCACTGCTGGCCCGGGTGCGGGTGCCGGGCGCGGGCAGCCTGGCCGTGTGGTCGTATGCGGTCTACCTCACGCACAAGCAGCTGTGCGTGGTGCTTGCCAAGGCATTGCGGCCAATGGGCATCGACCCGGGCGGCGCCACCGGCATTGCGATCCTCGTGCTGGCCAGCCTCGCGGCCGGCTGGGCGCTCTACCGGATCGTCGAGACGCCATTCATGATGCTGCGTGAAAAATTCGTTCCGGCATCCGCGAAGCCGGCGTTGCCGGCAGCCGTCTCGGCGTGA
- a CDS encoding alkene reductase → MTTLFDPITIGDLTLKNRVVMAPLTRARAVGPGRVPNALMAEYYAQRAGAGLILSEATSVTPQGVGYENTPGIWSDEQVAGWKLVTEAVHAQGGTIFLQLWHVGRISDPSLLDGTLPVAPSPIAPKGNVSLLRPVRPFAVPRALETDELPDVVAAFRKGAENARLAGFDGVEIHGANGYLLDQFLQDSTNQRTDAYGGSIENRARLLLEVTDAAIDVWGADRVGMHLAPRRDNHDMGDSDPAGTFGYVARELGKRKIAFICSREAVGEDSLGPLLKREFGGVYIANEKFSLEAAQAALDNGTADAIAWGKDFIANPDLPERLRSGAPLNAQRPELFYAPGAEGYIDYPALA, encoded by the coding sequence ATGACGACTCTCTTCGACCCCATCACCATTGGCGACCTGACGCTGAAAAACCGCGTCGTGATGGCCCCCCTCACCCGCGCCCGCGCCGTTGGACCGGGCCGCGTGCCGAACGCGCTGATGGCCGAATACTACGCGCAGCGCGCCGGCGCCGGGCTGATCCTGTCGGAAGCCACGTCGGTCACGCCCCAGGGTGTCGGCTATGAGAATACGCCGGGCATCTGGTCGGACGAGCAGGTGGCCGGCTGGAAGCTGGTGACCGAGGCCGTGCACGCACAAGGCGGTACGATCTTCCTGCAACTGTGGCACGTGGGCCGCATCTCCGACCCGAGCCTGCTGGATGGCACGTTGCCGGTGGCGCCGAGCCCGATCGCACCGAAGGGCAATGTCAGCCTGCTGCGCCCGGTCCGCCCGTTCGCGGTGCCGCGCGCACTGGAAACGGATGAGCTTCCGGACGTGGTTGCCGCCTTCCGCAAGGGTGCGGAAAACGCCCGGCTCGCCGGCTTCGATGGCGTGGAAATCCACGGCGCCAACGGCTACCTGCTCGATCAGTTCCTGCAGGACAGCACGAACCAGCGCACGGACGCGTACGGCGGCTCCATCGAGAACCGCGCCCGCCTGCTGCTCGAAGTGACCGATGCCGCCATCGACGTGTGGGGCGCCGACCGCGTGGGCATGCACCTCGCGCCGCGCCGCGACAACCACGACATGGGCGATTCCGACCCGGCCGGCACGTTCGGCTACGTGGCACGCGAGCTGGGCAAGCGCAAGATCGCCTTCATCTGCTCGCGCGAAGCCGTGGGCGAAGACAGCCTGGGCCCGCTGCTGAAGCGGGAGTTCGGCGGCGTCTACATCGCAAATGAAAAATTCAGTCTCGAAGCGGCACAGGCTGCGCTGGACAATGGCACCGCGGACGCGATTGCCTGGGGCAAGGATTTCATCGCCAATCCGGATCTGCCGGAACGCCTGCGCAGCGGCGCCCCGCTGAACGCGCAGCGCCCCGAGCTGTTCTATGCCCCGGGCGCCGAAGGGTATATCGACTATCCGGCGCTGGCCTGA
- the ureG gene encoding urease accessory protein UreG, whose translation MVVQSNPLRVGIGGPVGSGKTALCEMLCKGMRDSVDMAVITNDIYTREDMEILLRAEALPAERLMGVETGGCPHTAIREDASINLEAIARMQADFPDLELILVESGGDNLAATFSPELSDLTIYVIDVAGGEKIPRKGGPGITRSDLLIINKTDLAPHVGANLDVMAADAKRMRGNRPFVFTNLRSGDGVETVIAFIREQGLLGQAPALAK comes from the coding sequence ATGGTGGTGCAATCCAACCCGCTGCGCGTGGGCATCGGCGGGCCGGTCGGCTCGGGCAAGACCGCGCTGTGCGAAATGCTGTGCAAGGGCATGCGCGACTCGGTCGACATGGCCGTCATCACGAACGACATCTATACGCGGGAAGACATGGAGATCCTGCTGCGCGCGGAGGCGCTGCCGGCCGAGCGGCTGATGGGCGTGGAAACGGGCGGCTGCCCGCACACGGCGATCCGCGAGGATGCGTCGATCAACCTGGAAGCGATCGCGCGGATGCAGGCCGATTTCCCCGACCTGGAACTGATCCTCGTCGAGTCGGGCGGCGACAACCTGGCGGCCACGTTCAGCCCGGAACTGTCCGACCTGACGATCTACGTGATCGACGTGGCCGGCGGCGAGAAGATCCCGCGCAAGGGCGGCCCGGGCATCACGCGATCGGACCTGCTGATCATCAACAAGACCGACCTGGCACCGCACGTGGGCGCCAACCTGGACGTGATGGCGGCGGACGCGAAACGCATGCGCGGCAACCGTCCCTTCGTGTTCACCAACCTGCGCAGCGGCGACGGGGTGGAAACCGTGATCGCATTCATCCGCGAGCAGGGCCTGCTGGGGCAGGCGCCGGCGCTCGCCAAATAA
- a CDS encoding PEP-CTERM sorting domain-containing protein translates to MSLTVKTAVASAVLLLAAGAAQADITAYTSQSSYLSAAGTTGVDSFDDLDIEPYDGPLVRSAGDYSYELSAGPESIEVWGASDDGSDFWATPGWSGDGLTFTLSGPVNGAGGFFFGSDLFGFSTPLEAITITATDINGGTLSYTIEAPEVNSFVGFVSDVQLASLFVKGSEPGVFTTANDLHLSVSAVPEPSTYAMMLAGLGLAGFAARRQRKS, encoded by the coding sequence ATGTCCCTCACCGTCAAAACCGCTGTCGCTTCCGCCGTCCTGCTGCTCGCCGCTGGTGCCGCCCAAGCGGATATCACCGCCTACACCTCCCAGTCCTCGTACCTGTCCGCCGCCGGCACCACGGGTGTCGACTCGTTCGACGACCTGGACATCGAGCCGTACGATGGACCTCTGGTCCGCAGCGCCGGCGATTACTCCTATGAGCTCAGCGCCGGTCCGGAAAGCATCGAAGTGTGGGGAGCCAGCGACGATGGCAGCGACTTCTGGGCCACGCCCGGCTGGAGCGGCGACGGCCTGACCTTCACGCTGAGCGGCCCGGTCAACGGTGCGGGCGGCTTCTTCTTCGGTTCGGATCTCTTCGGCTTCTCGACGCCGCTGGAAGCCATCACGATCACGGCCACCGACATCAACGGTGGCACGCTGTCGTACACGATCGAAGCACCGGAAGTGAATTCCTTCGTTGGTTTCGTGTCGGACGTGCAACTGGCATCGCTGTTCGTGAAAGGCAGCGAACCGGGCGTGTTCACCACGGCGAATGACCTGCACCTGTCGGTATCCGCCGTGCCGGAACCGTCGACCTACGCGATGATGCTGGCCGGTCTCGGCCTGGCAGGCTTCGCAGCCCGCCGCCAGCGCAAGTCGTAA
- a CDS encoding 1-acyl-sn-glycerol-3-phosphate acyltransferase codes for MVYPHTSNWDFVIGLVSKWAMGLPFRWLAKDSMFRIPVLGNWFQWLGGQPVDRSAPQGMIRAQAERMHAESWYWLVITPEGTRGYRPNWKSGFYHLALEAKVPLVLVSLDYSRKTLDFTQHLWLTGDPEQDLAAIRAAYDGRHGKHPEDAAPIVLGERRKEPRE; via the coding sequence GTGGTCTACCCGCACACGTCCAATTGGGACTTCGTGATCGGACTGGTCAGCAAATGGGCCATGGGGTTGCCGTTCCGGTGGCTGGCGAAGGATTCCATGTTCCGCATCCCGGTGCTGGGCAACTGGTTCCAATGGCTGGGTGGGCAGCCTGTCGACCGCAGCGCGCCGCAGGGCATGATCCGGGCGCAGGCGGAGCGCATGCATGCCGAAAGCTGGTACTGGCTCGTGATCACGCCGGAAGGGACGCGTGGCTACCGGCCGAACTGGAAGAGCGGCTTCTACCACCTGGCGCTGGAGGCGAAGGTACCTCTCGTGCTGGTGAGCCTCGATTACTCGCGCAAGACGCTGGATTTCACGCAGCACCTCTGGCTGACTGGCGACCCAGAGCAGGACCTGGCCGCCATCCGGGCCGCCTATGACGGCCGCCACGGCAAGCATCCCGAAGACGCCGCCCCCATCGTGCTGGGCGAACGGCGCAAGGAACCTCGCGAATAA
- a CDS encoding succinylglutamate desuccinylase/aspartoacylase domain-containing protein, which yields MSHTLHFRSLHYAGQGAGPRLIVTGAVHGNETAGTRGIERVMAQLDSGELAIVNGSVTFVPVVNPLAYLKGERAGERNLNRNLFPKADPKDFEDRVANWLCPLLAAHDVLLDLHSFLSPGEPFVMVGPRDNDGPLEPFRHEREERALARVLGVRRFVDGWLRTYGAGVQRRLRDDRQLETVLRYGVGTTEFMRSTGGYALTLECGQHDDPHAPDVAYRAILNTLAHLGLVDAPRPEPLPRDRMEVLSMSEVHDKDHDADTFSRPWTSFDRVRQGEEIGRRADGTPVLAAADAVMLFPDSAATAGNEWYYLARSNPDF from the coding sequence ATGAGCCACACACTGCACTTCCGATCCCTCCACTACGCGGGCCAGGGCGCCGGCCCCCGGCTGATCGTCACGGGTGCCGTGCATGGCAATGAAACGGCCGGCACACGCGGTATCGAACGGGTCATGGCCCAGCTGGACAGCGGCGAGCTCGCGATCGTCAATGGCAGCGTGACCTTCGTGCCTGTCGTCAATCCGCTGGCTTACCTGAAGGGCGAGCGGGCCGGGGAACGCAACCTGAACCGCAACCTGTTCCCCAAGGCCGACCCGAAGGATTTCGAAGACCGCGTCGCCAACTGGCTGTGCCCGCTGCTGGCCGCCCATGACGTGCTGCTGGACCTCCATTCCTTCCTGTCACCGGGCGAGCCGTTCGTCATGGTGGGCCCGCGCGACAACGATGGCCCGCTGGAACCTTTCCGGCATGAACGAGAGGAACGGGCGCTCGCGCGGGTGCTGGGCGTGCGCCGCTTCGTCGATGGCTGGCTGCGCACCTATGGCGCCGGCGTGCAGCGGCGCCTGCGGGACGATCGCCAGCTGGAAACCGTGCTGCGCTATGGCGTGGGTACCACCGAGTTCATGCGCAGCACGGGTGGCTATGCGCTGACGCTGGAATGTGGCCAGCACGACGATCCCCATGCACCGGACGTGGCATACCGCGCCATCCTGAACACGCTGGCGCACCTGGGCCTGGTCGACGCACCGCGCCCCGAACCACTCCCCCGCGACCGCATGGAAGTGCTGTCGATGAGCGAAGTGCACGACAAGGACCATGACGCGGACACGTTCAGCCGGCCATGGACCAGCTTCGACCGCGTGCGGCAAGGCGAAGAGATTGGCCGCCGGGCGGACGGCACGCCGGTGCTGGCCGCTGCCGATGCGGTGATGCTGTTCCCCGACAGCGCGGCCACGGCTGGCAACGAGTGGTATTACCTCGCACGCAGCAATCCTGACTTTTGA
- a CDS encoding HupE/UreJ family protein produces MKKMFATAILLAASLPALAHPGHAEMGFVDGLLHPLTGIDHLLALVAAGIWSARQGRPSTFGDAPATHPLVLPAVFVAMMGAGAGVGMAGLHIPGLESGIALTVMLTGALVAAAVRLPTWAGAALLGTFAILHGNAHGLELPHATSAAGYLGMSALLLGAGRFLGKLPLARLAGGAIAAAGLGMLALG; encoded by the coding sequence ATGAAAAAAATGTTCGCCACCGCCATCCTGCTCGCTGCCAGCCTGCCGGCGCTTGCCCACCCGGGCCATGCCGAGATGGGATTCGTCGACGGCCTGCTGCACCCACTCACGGGCATCGACCACCTGCTCGCGCTCGTTGCGGCCGGCATCTGGAGCGCCCGGCAGGGGCGTCCGTCCACCTTCGGCGATGCACCGGCAACGCACCCGCTCGTGCTGCCGGCCGTGTTCGTGGCGATGATGGGCGCCGGTGCCGGCGTTGGCATGGCCGGGCTGCACATCCCGGGGCTGGAAAGCGGCATCGCACTGACGGTGATGCTGACCGGCGCGCTGGTCGCCGCCGCCGTGCGGCTGCCGACGTGGGCCGGCGCCGCGCTGCTGGGCACCTTTGCCATCCTGCACGGCAATGCCCACGGCCTGGAGTTGCCGCACGCGACCAGCGCCGCCGGCTACCTCGGCATGAGCGCGCTGCTGCTGGGTGCCGGCCGCTTCCTCGGCAAGCTGCCGCTGGCCCGCCTCGCCGGCGGCGCCATCGCCGCCGCCGGCCTGGGCATGCTCGCCCTCGGCTGA
- a CDS encoding urease accessory protein UreF: MAAAQLLHLLQFASPQLPIGAYSYSQGLEAALEQGIVKDAASAHAWIARQLHEVVALWEAPLCWRLMEAFTARDALRVAELSERAIASRDTAEFRAETVQMGYSLARLIEELGIADEGALAMLKEGGEVPLVAAYACAVSALGIPHEEALLALLFSWVENQVLVCVKSVPLGQVAGQRLLLALRPEIEAAALCARSLAEHELSNWTPGLSLLSMRHEVQYSRVYRS, translated from the coding sequence ATCGCCGCCGCCCAGCTGCTGCACCTGCTGCAGTTCGCCAGCCCGCAATTGCCGATCGGCGCCTACAGCTATTCGCAAGGGCTGGAAGCGGCGCTGGAGCAGGGCATCGTCAAGGACGCCGCCAGCGCGCATGCGTGGATCGCGCGGCAGTTGCACGAAGTGGTGGCCTTGTGGGAAGCACCGCTGTGCTGGCGCCTGATGGAAGCGTTCACGGCGCGCGATGCCCTGCGCGTGGCGGAACTGTCCGAGCGCGCAATCGCGTCGCGCGACACGGCGGAGTTCCGGGCCGAGACGGTGCAGATGGGGTATTCGCTGGCCCGGCTGATCGAGGAACTGGGCATCGCCGACGAAGGCGCGCTGGCCATGCTGAAGGAGGGCGGCGAGGTGCCGCTGGTGGCCGCCTATGCGTGCGCCGTATCGGCCCTGGGCATCCCCCACGAGGAAGCGCTGCTGGCCCTGCTGTTCTCGTGGGTGGAGAACCAGGTGCTCGTGTGCGTGAAGTCGGTGCCGCTGGGGCAGGTGGCCGGGCAACGGCTGCTGCTGGCGCTGCGGCCGGAAATCGAGGCGGCGGCGCTGTGCGCCCGGTCGCTGGCCGAACATGAATTGTCGAACTGGACACCGGGCCTGTCGCTGCTGTCGATGCGGCACGAGGTGCAGTACAGCCGGGTCTACCGGTCTTGA
- a CDS encoding MBL fold metallo-hydrolase, translated as MTHFTRSLVAAALLASTAAAFAAAPMVKSQAPGYYRTMVGDFEVTVLSDGTVDLPMDKLLHEKPARLQGALSKHFLKAPVETSVNTFLINTGSKLVLVDTGAGGLFGPTLGKLLASLKAAGYQPEQVDEIYITHLHPDHVGGLVSADKPAFPNAVVRADKHDADFWLSKAKQDAAPEQAKGFFQGAQSSLAAYAGANRFKPFEGNTELVPGIRATASYGHTPGHTSYVVESRGEKLVLIGDLIHAQFIQFDDPSVTIEFDSDAKAALASRKAGFADAAKGGYLIGAAHLPFPGVGHLRSSGKGYQFVPVNYTVPR; from the coding sequence ATGACCCATTTCACTCGTTCCCTGGTGGCCGCCGCGCTGCTCGCCAGTACCGCCGCCGCCTTTGCCGCCGCGCCGATGGTCAAGAGCCAGGCACCCGGCTATTACCGCACGATGGTTGGCGACTTCGAGGTCACCGTGCTGTCCGACGGTACCGTCGACCTGCCGATGGACAAGCTGCTGCATGAAAAGCCCGCCAGGTTGCAGGGAGCGTTGTCGAAGCACTTCCTGAAGGCGCCGGTCGAAACGTCGGTCAACACATTCCTGATCAACACGGGCAGCAAGCTGGTGCTGGTCGATACCGGTGCCGGCGGCCTGTTCGGCCCCACGCTGGGCAAGCTGCTGGCAAGCCTGAAAGCGGCCGGCTACCAGCCGGAGCAGGTCGACGAGATCTACATCACCCACCTGCACCCCGACCACGTGGGCGGCCTGGTCAGCGCCGACAAGCCGGCGTTCCCGAACGCGGTGGTGCGCGCGGACAAGCATGACGCGGACTTCTGGCTGAGCAAGGCGAAACAGGATGCTGCCCCCGAACAGGCAAAGGGTTTCTTCCAGGGGGCACAGTCATCGCTGGCCGCGTATGCCGGCGCGAACCGCTTCAAGCCGTTCGAAGGCAATACGGAACTGGTGCCGGGTATCCGCGCCACGGCGAGTTATGGCCACACGCCGGGGCACACGAGCTATGTCGTGGAAAGCCGGGGCGAAAAGCTGGTGCTGATCGGCGACCTGATTCATGCGCAATTCATCCAGTTCGACGACCCGTCGGTGACGATCGAGTTCGACAGCGACGCCAAGGCCGCGCTGGCTTCGCGCAAGGCTGGCTTTGCCGATGCGGCGAAAGGCGGCTACCTGATCGGTGCCGCCCACTTGCCGTTCCCCGGCGTGGGCCATTTGCGCAGCAGCGGCAAGGGTTACCAGTTCGTGCCGGTGAATTACACCGTGCCGCGCTAA
- a CDS encoding acetate kinase, with product MRFDQTLRAGSAGLSLIMLSALAQDAPGVASAAPAAEGPTTAELHQLRQELAEQRALLRQLREALVASRGAPPAAAPHVEGWETASTDGAGPPVSSPLRRPLHPALLATMRGGGPAAPSQPQPTLPQPGAQQGAAAVVPAAPAAKAAAVGQAPARDARPPEVAPLFEAPGVLTARGGTVLEPSFGFGYSSSNRVALVGYTIIPALLIGLIDVREVKRNTFTAALAARRGLTNRTEVEVRVPYVYRADSTVSRELFTGTAVERVFETSGRAIGDVELSLRHQLNDGGIDKPYYVAGLRIKTRTGRDPFEVVTDCTRRCVGENATGTGLPLALPTGSGFYGVQPSLTWLFPSDPAIFFGSVSYLHNVKRSNVSRRVLDGATEPLGEVAPGAVVGFNFGIGLALNEKASLSLGYDHSAMGRTRQNGVNVPGSVRTQLGTLLMGFSYRLTDKRTVNVTVGAGLTRDTPDVSLSVRLPLAF from the coding sequence ATGCGGTTCGACCAGACCCTGCGTGCCGGTTCAGCCGGCCTGTCACTGATCATGTTGAGCGCGCTGGCGCAGGATGCACCGGGAGTTGCGAGCGCGGCGCCAGCGGCCGAGGGGCCCACGACCGCCGAGCTGCACCAACTGCGACAAGAGCTGGCCGAGCAGCGTGCGCTGCTGCGGCAACTGCGCGAGGCGCTGGTGGCGTCGCGCGGCGCACCGCCGGCAGCGGCACCGCACGTGGAGGGATGGGAAACGGCATCGACCGACGGCGCCGGGCCGCCGGTTTCAAGCCCGCTTCGGCGCCCGCTGCATCCGGCACTGCTGGCCACGATGCGGGGTGGCGGGCCTGCCGCGCCATCGCAGCCACAGCCGACATTGCCCCAGCCCGGCGCGCAGCAGGGCGCGGCGGCCGTGGTGCCGGCGGCTCCGGCGGCAAAGGCTGCCGCCGTGGGCCAGGCACCCGCGCGCGACGCGCGCCCGCCCGAGGTGGCGCCGCTGTTCGAGGCGCCTGGTGTGTTGACGGCGCGCGGCGGCACGGTGCTCGAACCATCGTTCGGGTTCGGCTATTCCTCCAGCAACCGCGTGGCCCTGGTGGGCTACACGATCATTCCCGCGCTGCTGATCGGCCTGATCGACGTGCGCGAGGTCAAGCGCAACACGTTCACGGCGGCGCTGGCGGCGCGGCGCGGCCTGACCAACCGCACCGAGGTCGAGGTGCGCGTGCCTTACGTTTACCGCGCCGATTCGACCGTGAGCCGCGAGCTGTTTACCGGCACGGCTGTCGAACGTGTGTTCGAGACGAGCGGGCGGGCCATCGGCGATGTGGAACTGTCGCTGCGCCACCAGTTGAACGACGGCGGCATCGATAAGCCTTATTACGTGGCCGGCTTGCGGATCAAGACGCGCACGGGCCGCGACCCGTTCGAAGTCGTCACCGATTGCACCCGGCGCTGCGTGGGTGAAAACGCCACCGGCACGGGCCTGCCGCTGGCGTTGCCGACCGGTTCCGGGTTCTACGGCGTGCAGCCGAGCCTTACGTGGCTGTTCCCCAGCGATCCGGCCATTTTCTTCGGCAGCGTCAGCTACCTGCACAATGTCAAGCGCAGCAATGTGTCGCGCCGCGTGCTCGATGGCGCAACGGAGCCGCTGGGCGAAGTGGCGCCGGGGGCCGTGGTCGGCTTCAATTTCGGCATCGGGCTGGCACTGAACGAAAAGGCTTCGCTCAGCCTGGGCTACGACCACAGCGCCATGGGGCGGACCAGGCAGAACGGTGTCAACGTGCCGGGTTCGGTGCGCACGCAACTGGGCACTTTGCTGATGGGCTTTTCCTACCGCCTGACCGACAAGCGCACCGTCAACGTGACCGTGGGTGCCGGGCTGACACGTGACACGCCGGACGTTTCGCTGTCGGTGCGCCTCCCTCTGGCTTTTTGA
- a CDS encoding C39 family peptidase, with translation MLRSLWLGSLLSLPVLVPAADLPIAGGGPVSMRVTSLKEARYLSTVRQQYDFSCGSAALATLLTHHYGYPVGEQQAFAQMFAGGDQRRIRQEGFSLLDMKRFLAAHGFTADGFQQPLDNLAKAGLPAIVLVAEHGYRHFVVVKGMRDGRVLFGDPSGGTRALSRAAFEAIWLNQLLFVIHDRPGKARFNERSDWAAAPRLPPGDALQRDSLQRVTLPKFDAGDF, from the coding sequence ATGCTGCGATCACTGTGGCTGGGCTCTCTGTTGAGCTTGCCCGTGCTCGTGCCCGCCGCCGACCTGCCGATCGCCGGCGGCGGTCCCGTATCGATGCGGGTCACCAGCCTGAAAGAGGCCCGTTACCTGTCCACCGTGCGCCAGCAATATGACTTCAGTTGCGGTTCGGCGGCACTGGCCACGCTGCTGACGCATCACTACGGCTACCCCGTCGGCGAACAGCAGGCCTTTGCCCAGATGTTTGCCGGCGGCGACCAGCGGCGCATTCGCCAGGAAGGTTTTTCGCTGCTCGACATGAAGCGCTTCCTGGCCGCGCATGGCTTCACGGCCGATGGATTCCAGCAACCCCTCGACAACCTGGCGAAGGCGGGGCTGCCCGCGATCGTGCTGGTGGCCGAACATGGCTACCGGCACTTCGTCGTGGTCAAGGGCATGCGGGATGGGCGGGTGCTGTTCGGCGATCCGTCCGGTGGCACGCGCGCATTGTCGCGTGCGGCGTTCGAGGCGATCTGGCTGAACCAACTCTTGTTCGTGATCCATGACCGCCCGGGCAAAGCGCGCTTCAATGAACGATCCGACTGGGCGGCCGCGCCGCGTCTGCCGCCCGGCGATGCGCTCCAGCGCGACAGCCTGCAGCGCGTAACGCTGCCAAAGTTCGACGCCGGCGATTTTTGA